gctcgcccaccgccgccggaggagcCTCCGCGGCGCGGACTGCCTCCCCCGCCAGCCTCGTCCGCCAGGTCGCGGCCTCCGGTGCCGACCCCTCCCCGGCCCTCCGCGAGCTGGCGGCCTACCtctccgacgacgacgtcgacgactTCGAAAAGAACGCGCTCGtgggcgccggccgcgccgccgagacggtcgcggcggtgctccggaggagaggcgaggaggaggccggcgccgaggCCGTGGAGGCGGCCACGAGGGTGCTCGCCGCGATCGTGGCTTCGGACGGCATCGACGACGCGAACAAGAAGCGGGTGGCCGCGGGCCTCGCCGCGgacgcgcccgccgcggccgcgtcgcTGGCGCGCGTGATGCGCGGCGGGAGCGGCCTGGAGGCGCGGGTCGCCGCGGCGAGGCTGGCTGAGTTCCTGCTCGCCAATGCCGCCGAggaggcgagggcggcggcggccgagtcGTCGGAGCTGGTGGCCGAGCTGATCCGGCTCATCGGCCCCGTCGACGGGAAGGGCGCCCTAGACGGGGAGGCCGTGGACGCCGGGCTCTCGTGCCTGGCCGCCATCTGCGggtcgcggcgcggcgcggcgcgcgccgaGATGGTGCGGCTGGGCGCGGtcccggcggcggtgcgcgcgctCCGCGCGACGGCGGAGCCCCGCGCGTCGGCGAAGGCGCTCCGGGTGCTCGAGTCCGCGGTGGGCTGCGCCGAGGGCCGCGCCGCGCTGTGCgagggcgcggaggaggccgtCCCGGCGGTGGTGGGCAGGATGATGAAGGCCGGGCGCGACGGCGCGGAGGCCGCGGTGGCCGTGCTCTGGGCGGTGTGCCACCGGTACCGggaccggcgggcggcggacgcggcggcggcggccgagggcgGGCTgacgaggctgctgctgctggtgcagagcgggtgctcgccggcggcgcggcagatGGCGCTGGAGCTGCTCAAGATGTACAGGGTGAACGCCAAGAGCTGCCTCGCCGGGTACGACTCCAAGACCACCCACATCATGCCGTTCTGAGCTGAGCAGCCAGCCGATCAACCGAATCGCGTGGAACAGAGGGGACGGTGTTCTTGTTCCTGTGATGATGTTTCttgctgctttttttttttgcccccttttcttttgatGTAAGTCGATAGATAGAGAAACAAAGAAGAATTGGTTCAtggcggggagggaggaggatgaATAATCTGTACATGGGTAGAGAGAGTTTTGACATGATCAGAACAGGCACAGGGGACAAATTTAACCCAaagaattgattttttttttttttgtggccAAGGCAATTGCAAGTGCCTGACAAAGTTTTCAGCATGTAATGATTTTTGCATTCTGAGAGAAACAATCACcccgttcggcaggctggagctggagactggagctggagttctgtgagagaaaaacactgttgcctggctggtggctggagccTAGAGCTGGAGTtatgtgagagagaaatactgtagACGCTGGAGGCTGTCCACCAGCCGAACGGGGTGAATGATCGATCGTCATGAGCTGTGAAACGATAAAGCTGCAGCTCCAAGCAAAAATCATCACATGCTACTCTGACCAAAATCTCCGAAGAACTTGCACGACGACGGAGACGATCACATCCATCAAATTGTTTCCACCCGAATCATCGGTCTAGTACACTGCAGTTCGTAATTCGTAGTACCAGCGCCTCGTTTGGTTCGGCAAGAATACTAGCACGCACGCTTCCTggaaaaagaatctcgcatgcatgaagcactaaatgaaatctatttgcaaattttttttagggatgagtataacttttcgcgaagaatctaatgacggtaattaatcgatgatttactacaatgatgctacagtaatcatcctctaatcgcgcggtcaaaggcctctggagttggttttagttttgcaaactgattttgtttgacaccgtaataaacGGTCAAAGTTTACTATTCACTAACGCGCTACAAACCAAACGGGCCTAGGTTCTTATGAGAGAGAGGGCAACAGGTTGTAAACTTACCTAATCCAGAATGTCGTAACCTGGACTGTAGAATAGATCTACGCATATCCGTAGCTTGAAagcacaaaaaaaagaagaaaaagaagaagcgtACAGCATGGCCGCTAGTCTCCAGGATAAGCCTAAACATCTACTTAAAATGGAGCATCTCCCTCCACGTCGGCGTTTGACCGGAGCTCACGATCCGTCTGACCAGGGGGCATCACTCCACCCACACCACACGCCAGGGGCATCGCATCGCATCACGCCATGCCTGGACCGACCGCAGGAACCATCCGGTCGGCAACTGTCGTGTTCAGCTGCAACCTGCAACCTACTAGGAGCTGAATCGCCCAAGAACTTCCGGAGACagcagcagcttgagcagagcaAGCCGGGGGCATTTGCTTGCCTGCtgatctttttcttttcttttccagcTAAGTGATCATCCGCGCTGCAGAGAAAAATAGAACATGCGAAGAACTTCAGCCGTTagctgattagcacgagctatTCGGATTTAGCCATGGCGGTTCTGGGGTGGGCGAGGTGGTGGCGAGGCGCCGGTGGAGCACCTCAACGAAAGTGAATGAGTGAGTGGGAGGCAGAGCGGCCGGCCGGTGGAGCGCCTATTTGGTTTGAAGCTCGGTAAGGTAAGGACTTGTTCAGTTACACAGGGTTTCATTTCGAGCCGGGAATGATATAAACAATAAAaagtgtatttttttaaaaaaaataaacaataaAAGATATAACAAAAGATCAGAGTTTTTACTCGAGTCGGAAACTATTTGCAACAAATTAAAATAAACTCATAATAGATATAACAAGAGATCCGGATTCATTCCCCATCTTTAGACTCATGAATTGATTCCTGGTCTCTTATTTTAATTATTATGAGCTTATTTTGTTGCAAGTAGTTTCCGACCCACAATAAATTCGGGTCTTTTTGTTATATTTCTTATTGTTTCTATTATTTCCGACCCGAAATAAAATCGTAGGCAACCGAACAAGCCTAAAGCTGCCTAGTCCAGTGGTAAAGCTGTTTGGTCCAGATAGCGCTCCCAGATGTTCGATTTTGATCGCCTGGGGCTGAGATAGCTGCCTAGCCAGCGAGCTTCCTGCCTGCCAGGCTTCGATCAAAACAAGCCCCGATCTTTACCCTGTTCCGGCCTCTAAAGCCAGCTTCTTTTCCCGTTCCGATGAACCGGACGAAGTGTAGCCACCCAGCCGGCCGGGTAAAGTTTTCGACGCCCAAACTTCCAGGCCGGCCGGTCGGCCGCAGCCACAGGAGTCAATGCTGGGGTAGTTGTTTAGGGGATATGGACGCCTGTCACAGTTGACTCCCCGGATCGCGTCGCGTCACAGaatagaagaagaacaagaagaggcGGGAGCGACGAGGACGGAACGTGTTGCGGCTCTTTTTCGGTACTCCTTTTTGACCACCCTGCCCCCTCAACCTCAAAGGCCTGAATGATCCTCTCCGCAAGTTGGGCTATGTTTgtctttgatcactaattagaagtattaaataaagtctcatCACAAAATAATCTTCaaaactatggtactgtagtatGTGCTGTAGCTAATAAGGTCTTTGACCAAATGCTTAGAGGATGATCACGGgcagttactgtagtatcactatagccaatcatggtgaaacttggctcattagattcatctcaaaaagttacactcattcttgaaaattttttgcacatagACTTTATTCAG
This sequence is a window from Panicum virgatum strain AP13 chromosome 7K, P.virgatum_v5, whole genome shotgun sequence. Protein-coding genes within it:
- the LOC120640953 gene encoding U-box domain-containing protein 27-like gives rise to the protein MVRKETAMRLPPQHRGLEVKIPSFFRCPISLDVMRSPVSLCTGVTYDRASIQRWLDSGNTTCPATMLPLPSTDLVPNLTLRSLIAHWAASAAACSPTAAGGASAARTASPASLVRQVAASGADPSPALRELAAYLSDDDVDDFEKNALVGAGRAAETVAAVLRRRGEEEAGAEAVEAATRVLAAIVASDGIDDANKKRVAAGLAADAPAAAASLARVMRGGSGLEARVAAARLAEFLLANAAEEARAAAAESSELVAELIRLIGPVDGKGALDGEAVDAGLSCLAAICGSRRGAARAEMVRLGAVPAAVRALRATAEPRASAKALRVLESAVGCAEGRAALCEGAEEAVPAVVGRMMKAGRDGAEAAVAVLWAVCHRYRDRRAADAAAAAEGGLTRLLLLVQSGCSPAARQMALELLKMYRVNAKSCLAGYDSKTTHIMPF